In the Daphnia pulicaria isolate SC F1-1A chromosome 2, SC_F0-13Bv2, whole genome shotgun sequence genome, one interval contains:
- the LOC124327729 gene encoding uncharacterized protein LOC124327729, which translates to MKHFFGGVLDLEWFWYRFEWQSRTAIHAHGVVKLKNDPGIADLMIKVYAGRLMAQKLADPQYTANLSEQDVQEKQDLVEAGILAELKVLKYADTLLCACNTRSDPVNPFNAEVPVPHPCSSNVSSILNDGAAMDDFFERLANCVQRHVCRPDGYYLQLILDHHAAMNYMVKYASKQERSGNTLQQVIKTIINKADVTDNAGSAFRSSIIRSIGHRDIGKGEASRILFSGHHCESSFNYVNVSLDLTVNEVFRNPTTGELETRPTLLTYFAKRHVYIEQNTYPNWNLDQPNFIEFCRHFTVVKGNLRNNPKPDKTIVLTFPVHRNSPTSATYHLFCRYSLIKFFPWTESSIPMLLDDNLVVRQWQDFRLTAAQELRQYFNLDEELQSRLDQAADDLQEEDNIENDNFNQLEWQQAVGMRPAGEQEVRSDLPVIDRSFPWLTSLQLHYTPHELACGSTWVVNHLTNGRDLGTDSTDLPFVSPSQLNRSQRMWFDMVVEALQSRKQLLLIVNGTAGTGKTFTISAISSAVPKEHIVRSAYTAKAAHLIRGETLHKIFQIPVEKGQGTKFGPLNGAKLAALQEKFRHVKIIIIDEYSMLSLTMLGKIDARLREAKGNNLFCGGLTVILVGDPAQLPPVAAPSLYSQSTAPFANEGRAAYLAFQSVIKLTEVRRQQVEDGDIDQQTFLDTLNSLREGNCSIDQWKFLQARNPEAIANFGTDFEDATYLFATNVNEQNGNNHFLVK; encoded by the exons atgaaacattttttcggtggTGTCTTGGATCTCGAATGGTTTTGGTATCGTTTCGAGTGGCAATCAAGAACAGCCATTCATGCCCACGGTGTTGTAAAGCTCAAAAACGACCCGGGGATTGCCGACCTAATGATTAAAGTCTACGCTGGCCGACTTATGGCGCAAAAACTAGCTGATCCACAGTACACAGCAAACCTTAGCGAACAAGACGTCCAAGAAAAGCAAGATCTAGTTGAAGCCGGCAttcttgcagaactcaaggttCTAAAGTATGCCGATACTCTGTTGTGTGCCTGTAATACTCGGTCTGATCCAGTCAACCCGTTCAATGCTGAAGTACCAGTTCCCCATCCGTGTTCAAGCAATGTCTCGTCAATTTTGAACGATGGAGCAGCCATGGACGACTTCTTCGAAAGATTGGCAAACTGTGTTCAACGTCACGTCTGTCGACCAGACGGTTACT ATCTTCAGCTCATTCTTGATCATCACGCTGCAATGAACTACATGGTCAAGTATGCTAGCAAACAAGAGCGGTCTGGAAACACTTTACAGcaagtgatcaaaacgattatcaaCAAGGCTGATGTCACAGATAATGCTGGCTCCGCTTTTCGCTCCTCTATCATTCGTTCCATTGGCCATCGTGACATCGGGAAAGGTGAAGCGTCGCGCATTTTGTTTTCCGGCCACCACTGTGAATCATCCTTCAATTACGTCAACGTTTCTTTGGACCTGACTGTAAACGAAGTCTTCAGAAATCCAACGACTGGTGAGTTGGAAACTCGACCAACTCTGCTTACCTACTTTGCCAAACGTCATGTTTACATTGAACAAAACACCTACCCCAATTGGAATCTTGATCAACCCAATTTTATCGAGTTTTGTCGTCACTTCACTGTCGTCAAAGGGAATCTTAGAAATAATCCCAAGCCGGACAAGACCATTGTTTTGACATTCCCGGTGCATCGAAATTCTCCTACGTCAGCTACCTACCATCTGTTCTGCCGATATTCGCTAATCAAGTTTTTCCCATGGACGGAATCATCTATTCCAATGCTTTTGGATGACAACCTTGTCGTACGCCAATGGCAAGACTTTCGATTGACTGCAGCTCAGGAACTGCGTCAATATTTCAACTTAGACGAAGAATTACAAAGTCGATTAGATCAGGCAGCTGATGACCTCCAGGAAGAAGACAACATTGAAAACGACAACTTTAATCAACTTGAATGGCAGCAAGCGGTCGGTATGCGACCTGCTGGCGAACAAGAAGTTCGTTCTGATCTACCTGTGATTGACCGTTCTTTCCCTTGGCTGACTAGTCTTCAGCTTCATTACACTCCACATGAATTGGCCTGTGGAAGCACTTGGGTGGTTAATCATCTAACCAACGGAAGAGATCTCGGCACTGATTCTACAGATTTACCGTTTGTCAGTCCCAGTCAACTGAATCGTTCACAACGAATGTGGTTCGATATGGTTGTTGAGGCTCTGCAATCTCGGAAACAGTTGTTATTGATCGTCAATGGCACAGCTGGTACTGGCAAAACCTTCactatttcagcaatttccAGTGCTGTCCCTAAAGAACATATCGTCCGTTCGGCCTACACCGCGAAAGCTGCCCATCTCATCCGCGGTGAAACTTTGCAcaagatatttcaaattccagtagAAAAAGGCCAAGGCACAAAGTTTGGCCCTCTTAATGGAGCGAAACTGGCAGCTCTTCAAGAGAAATTTCGTCATGTTAAAATTATCATAATTGACGAATATTCAATGTTGAGCTTGACCATGCTTGGAAAAATTGACGCTCGTCTTCGTGAAGCTAAAGGcaacaaccttttttgtgGTGGGCTGACTGTTATTTTGGTTGGAGATCCAGCTCAGCTTCCTCCTGTGGCTGCTCCTTCCCTCTATTCCCAATCAACAGCACCGTTTGCCAACGAGGGTCGGGCCGCTTACTTGGCTTTCCAATCCGTCATCAAGTTGACAGAAGTTCGACGACAACAAGTAGAAGATGGCGACATTGACCAGCAAACATTCCTGGACACACTCAACTCTTTGAGAGAGGGAAACTGTTCCATAGACCAGTGGAAATTCCTTCAAGCAAGGAATCCGGAAGCCATTGCCAACTTTGGCACTGATTTTGAAGATGCGACCTACTTGTTTGCCACCAACGTTAACGAACAAAATGGCAATAACcattttttagtcaaataa
- the LOC124327730 gene encoding uncharacterized protein LOC124327730 — protein sequence MKHFFGGVLDLEWFWYRFEWQSRTAIHAHGVVKLKNDPGIADLMIKVYAGRLMAQKLADPQYTANLSEQDVQEKQDLVEAGILAELKVLKYADTLLCACNTRSDPVNPFNAEVPVPHPCSSNVSSILNDGAAMDDFFERLANCVQRHVCRPDGYYLQLILDHHAAMNYMVKYASKQERSGNTLQQVIKTIINKADVTDNAGSAFRSSIIRSIGHRDIGKGEASRILFSGHHCESSFNYVNVSLDLTVNEVFRNPTTGELETRPTLLTYFAKRHVYIEQNTYPNWNLDQPNFIEFCRHFTVVKGNLRNNPKPDKTIVLTFPVHRNSPTSATYHLFCRYSLIKFFPWTESSIPMLLDDNLVVRQWQDFRLTAAQELRQYFNLDEELQSRLDQAADDLQEEDNIENDNFNQLEWQQAVGMRPAGEQEVRSDLPVIDRSFPWLTSLQLHYTPHELACGSTWVVNHLTNGRDLGTDSTDLPFVSPSQLNRSQRMWFDMVVEALQSRKQLLLIVNGTAGTGKTFTISAISSAVPKEHIVRSAYTAKAAHLIRGETLHKIFQIPVEKGQGTKFGPLNGAKLAALQEKFRHVKIIIIDEYSMLSLTMLGKIDARLREAKGNNLFCGGLTVILVGDPAQLPPVAAPSLYSQSTAPFANEGRAAYLAFQSVIKLTEVRRQQVEDGDIDQQTFLDTLNSLREGNCSIDQWKFLQARNPEAIANFGTDFEDATYLFATNEAVNRRNYFKLPQLQMPITLLRSVNVPSSGKSKPSDQFRGLEVELYLAIGAQVTLTSNINTDVGLTNGARGTVVDIVYSKQPNVDLPDFIVVRWPDYTGPQFFSTTMNNGISTHNCIPIPAISIRSDDTRAVRIQFPLRLAYAMTVWKSQGETLGKTVVDIGPKETAGLTFVALSRGRHISDLAVLPFDYQRALKISTGDGLFARKMEERRLNMLCQVTQDQWFENNPE from the exons atgaaacattttttcggtggTGTCTTGGATCTCGAATGGTTTTGGTATCGTTTCGAGTGGCAATCAAGAACAGCCATTCATGCCCACGGTGTTGTAAAGCTCAAAAACGACCCGGGGATTGCCGACCTAATGATTAAAGTCTACGCTGGCCGACTTATGGCGCAAAAACTAGCTGATCCACAGTACACAGCAAACCTTAGCGAACAAGACGTCCAAGAAAAGCAAGATCTAGTTGAAGCCGGCAttcttgcagaactcaaggttCTAAAGTATGCCGATACTCTGTTGTGTGCCTGTAATACTCGGTCTGATCCAGTCAACCCGTTCAATGCTGAAGTACCAGTTCCCCATCCGTGTTCAAGCAATGTCTCGTCAATTTTGAACGATGGAGCAGCCATGGACGACTTCTTCGAAAGATTGGCAAACTGTGTTCAACGTCACGTCTGTCGACCAGACGGTTACT ATCTTCAGCTCATTCTTGATCATCACGCTGCAATGAACTACATGGTCAAGTATGCTAGCAAACAAGAGCGGTCTGGAAACACTTTACAGcaagtgatcaaaacgattatcaaCAAGGCTGATGTCACAGATAATGCTGGCTCCGCTTTTCGCTCCTCTATCATTCGTTCCATTGGCCATCGTGACATCGGGAAAGGTGAAGCGTCGCGCATTTTGTTTTCCGGCCACCACTGTGAATCATCCTTCAATTACGTCAACGTTTCTTTGGACCTGACTGTAAACGAAGTCTTCAGAAATCCAACGACTGGTGAGTTGGAAACTCGACCAACTCTGCTTACCTACTTTGCCAAACGTCATGTTTACATTGAACAAAACACCTACCCCAATTGGAATCTTGATCAACCCAATTTTATCGAGTTTTGTCGTCACTTCACTGTCGTCAAAGGGAATCTTAGAAATAATCCCAAGCCGGACAAGACCATTGTTTTGACATTCCCGGTGCATCGAAATTCTCCTACGTCAGCTACCTACCATCTGTTCTGCCGATATTCGCTAATCAAGTTTTTCCCATGGACGGAATCATCTATTCCAATGCTTTTGGATGACAACCTTGTCGTACGCCAATGGCAAGACTTTCGATTGACTGCAGCTCAGGAACTGCGTCAATATTTCAACTTAGACGAAGAATTACAAAGTCGATTAGATCAGGCAGCTGATGACCTCCAGGAAGAAGACAACATTGAAAACGACAACTTTAATCAACTTGAATGGCAGCAAGCGGTCGGTATGCGACCTGCTGGCGAACAAGAAGTTCGTTCTGATCTACCTGTGATTGACCGTTCTTTCCCTTGGCTGACTAGTCTTCAGCTTCATTACACTCCACATGAATTGGCCTGTGGAAGCACTTGGGTGGTTAATCATCTAACCAACGGAAGAGATCTCGGCACTGATTCTACAGATTTACCGTTTGTCAGTCCCAGTCAACTGAATCGTTCACAACGAATGTGGTTCGATATGGTTGTTGAGGCTCTGCAATCTCGGAAACAGTTGTTATTGATCGTCAATGGCACAGCTGGTACTGGCAAAACCTTCactatttcagcaatttccAGTGCTGTCCCTAAAGAACATATCGTCCGTTCGGCCTACACCGCGAAAGCTGCCCATCTCATCCGCGGTGAAACTTTGCAcaagatatttcaaattccagtagAAAAAGGCCAAGGCACAAAGTTTGGCCCTCTTAATGGAGCGAAACTGGCAGCTCTTCAAGAGAAATTTCGTCATGTTAAAATTATCATAATTGACGAATATTCAATGTTGAGCTTGACCATGCTTGGAAAAATTGACGCTCGTCTTCGTGAAGCTAAAGGcaacaaccttttttgtgGTGGGCTGACTGTTATTTTGGTTGGAGATCCAGCTCAGCTTCCTCCTGTGGCTGCTCCTTCCCTCTATTCCCAATCAACAGCACCGTTTGCCAACGAGGGTCGGGCCGCTTACTTGGCTTTCCAATCCGTCATCAAGTTGACAGAAGTTCGACGACAACAAGTAGAAGATGGCGACATTGACCAGCAAACATTCCTGGACACACTCAACTCTTTGAGAGAGGGAAACTGTTCCATAGACCAGTGGAAATTCCTTCAAGCAAGGAATCCGGAAGCCATTGCCAACTTTGGCACTGATTTTGAAGATGCGACCTACTTGTTTGCCACCAACGAAGCTGTTAATCGCaggaattactttaaattaccACAACTTCAAATGCCAATCACCCTACTACGGTCGGTAAATGTGCCTTCAAGTGGCAAGTCAAAGCCATCTGATCAGTTTCGAGGGCTTGAAGTTGAACTGTACCTTGCGATTGGAGCCCAAGTAACGTTAACATCCAACATCAACACGGATGTGGGTCTCACTAATGGTGCCAGAGGTACCGTGGTTGACATCGTCTATTCCAAACAGCCCAATGTTGATCTGCCTGATTTCATCGTTGTTAGATGGCCTGATTATACCGGTCCTCAATTCTTCTCTACAACCATGAATAACGGCATTTCAACTCACAACTGTATACCAATCCCGGCAATATCCATACGGTCTGATGACACGAGAGCCGTCCGGATTCAGTTTCCCCTTCGCCTGGCTTATGCGATGACCGTATGGAAATCTCAAGGAGAAACTCTAGGCAAAACTGTTGTAGACATCGGTCCCAAAGAAACCGCCGGCCTGActttcgtcgctctttcaaGGGGAAGACACATTAGTGATTTGGCCGTCTTGCCATTTGACTATCAAAGAGCATTGAAAATATCGACTGGCGATGGGTTATTTGCtagaaagatggaagaaagaCGGCTAAATATGTTGTGTCAGGTTACACAAGATcaatggtttgaaaataacccagaataa
- the LOC124326161 gene encoding uncharacterized protein LOC124326161, which yields MAAGISYHIHACFLLCATLSICQTDAIDLEGHLQQLRDNYEILAAILNLLETLERKVEQQESELSELKTEQQRIRTAESFQRRILPDVGMERHRQSIGTGGAILRSCSHIRAALPSQTSGMHWIDPDGQGVGDDPIYVYCNMTTGSTAVLHDSESRISVSHCTEPGCYSRVIQYSATTKQMSALAQLSDECHQSIRYDCTSAPFEINGNIYSWWNDRHGKPQYFWSGNRASVHTCQCGIEYNCIEPLSDCNCDSSLPTPLADIGVITDKNLLPITRLNFGRTVLENSSGMHTLGRFECTGQVAVQGMPSSCQDLWLIGHTLSGLYSVMGAAIVENVYCNFTKLPNDPGFQKSLGFGFADIKSSPTYFYVQKNTTFSATGIPMPFEVNKVNVGGAMDLTTGIFTSPRPGRCFFSFTGLAQFPFASPYKLRLGVGIYLNGYLNGRGWVANTARNQWSQFTLQSTLNLNAGDRVWLQITDMSDGVYLYDSNSHYTHFTGWLLEEETFDSH from the exons ATGGCTGCTGGCATCTCCTATCACATTCACGCCTGTTTCCTCCTCTGTGCTACTCTGTCCATTTGCCAGACGGACGCCATCGATTTGGAAGGCCATCTGCAGCAGCTCAGAGACAACTAT GAAATTTTAGCGGCCATTCTGAATCTACTGGAGACTCTGGAACGTAAAGTCGAACAGCAGGAAAGTGAACTTAGTGAATTGAAGACTGAACAGCAGCGAATCAGGACGGCCGAATCGTTCCAGAGGCGAATTCTTCCAGATGTTGGAATGGAACGTCATCGTCAATCAATCGGAACGGGCGGCGCCATTCTCAGAAGTTGCAGCCACATTCGGGCGGCTCTTCCGTCACAAACTTCCGGCATGCACTGGATCGATCCCGACGGCCAGGGTGTTGGCGACGACCCCATCTACGTCTACTGTAACATGACAACAG GTTCGACGGCCGTTTTGCACGACAGCGAATCCCGGATATCCGTTTCGCATTGCACTGAGCCCGGATGCTACTCCAGGGTAATTCAATATTCGGCCACTACTAAACAAATGTCGGCATTGGCCCAGTTATCCGATGAATGCCACCAATCAATCCGG TACGATTGCACCAGTGCTCCGTTTGAGATCAACGGCAACATTTATTCGTGGTGGAACGATCGGCACGGAAAGCCGCAATATTTCTGGTCCGGCAACCGGGCCAGCGTCCACACCTGCCAGTGCGGCATCGAGTACAACTGCATCGAACCTCTTTCCGATTGTAATTGCGATTCCAGTCTACCCACGCCGCTGGCCGATATCG GAGTGATTACCGATAAAAACCTACTGCCAATCACGAGGCTCAATTTCGGCCGGACCGTGCTGGAAAATTCGTCCGGCATGCACACGCTGGGCCGGTTCGAATGCACCGGACAGGTGGCCGTCCAGGGAATGCCATCCTCTTGCCAAGACCTTTGGCTCATAGGCCACACGTTAAGCGGATTGTACTCGGTCATGGGAGCTGCCATCGTTGAAAATGTCTACTGCAATTTCACGAAATTACCAAACGATCCAG GTTTCCAGAAGTCGCTGGGATTTGGATTCGCCGATATCAAATCATCGCCCACgtatttctacgtccagaaGAACACGACCTTCTCGGCGACGGGCATTCCGATGCCGTTCGAAGTCAACAAGGTGAACGTTGGAGGGGCCATGGATTTGACTACGGGGATATTCACGTCACCCAGACCAGGCAGGTGCTTCTTCTCGTTCACGGGATTGGCTCAGTTCCCGTTCGCCTCTCCGTACAAACTGCGGCTGGGCGTCGGCATTTACCTGAACGGCTACCTGAACGGCCGGGGCTGGGTGGCCAACACGGCCAGAAATCAGTGGAGCCAGTTCACGCTTCAGTCGACTTTGAATTTGAACGCGGGAGACAGGGTGTGGCTGCAGATCACCGACATGTCGGACGGCGTCTACCTCTACGACAGCAACAGTCATTACACTCACTTTACGGGGTGGCTTTTGGAGGAGGAAACGTTCGATTCGCATTAA
- the LOC124326230 gene encoding acetylgalactosaminyl-O-glycosyl-glycoprotein beta-1,3-N-acetylglucosaminyltransferase-like: MATVRRTRLKFLYFTIAFVFLNLVLTGLDIHPLSRPSNFIHLPAHCASLPCDTLIFGRPVVLTENRAHLSVPDGVEIYVNYTVNRLGLKLLGGNLNDVTSFRYSINAESQCRASDGLLKVVVVVVSAPGHFDRRQLVRQTWAGRLGDTSWGRHVFLTGRTANATLQSRLEEESGQFGDIVQLDMMDSYEILTAKSVALLHWAQQFCSAKVPFVLKCDDDVYVNKGRLHSAVTAITKTIPYYEAGIYGTQIVIDNPPQRKLESKHYVSMELWPWPAYPSYLYGGCYLLGRKALAPLLTAAQSTPYFPFEDLYLIGLCSRKAHVPLWTFDKMFIMENGNRTGDPCFAGESITWQTRSDGQLLESHQATKKLDENKIKCSSSGQSGRGVGNVIHFQLIDPVEYETWSRNVSLLLVNHTQQRQT, encoded by the exons atggccACCGTCAGGAGGACTCGATTGAAATTCTTATATTTCACGATCGCctttgtttttctcaatttagtTCTCACGGGACTGGATATCCACCCGTTGTCGAGGCCCAGCAATTTCATTCACCTGCCGGCCCACTGCGCCAGTCTACCGTGCGACACGCTCATCTTCGGACGGCCGGTGGTTTTGACGGAAAATCGGGCTCACTTGTCCGTCCCCGATGGAGTTGAAATTTACGTGAATTACACCGTCAATCGACTGGGATTGAAGCTGCTGGGCGGGAATTTGAACGACGTTACGTCATTCCGGTACTCGATCAACGCCGAGTCCCAGTGCCGGGCCAGCGATGGATTATTGAAGGTCGTCGTGGTTGTTGTTTCGGCTCCCGGACACTTTGACAGGCGCCAACTGGTCCGTCAGACGTGGGCCGGCCGGCTGGGCGACACCAGCTGGGGCCGGCACGTTTTCCTGACCGGCCGGACGGCCAACGCGACGCTGCAGAGTCGACTGGAGGAGGAGAGCGGTCAATTCGGCGACATTGTCCAGCTGGACATGATGGACAGTTACGAGATTCTGACGGCCAAATCGGtggccttgctgcactgggcCCAGCAATTCTGCAGCGCCAAGGTCCCGTTCGTCCTGAAATGCGACGACGACGTTTACGTCAACAAGGGCCGTCTTCACTCGGCCGTCACGGCCATCACCAAGACCATCCCTTACTACGAGGCCGGCATCTACGGCACCCAAATTGTCATTGACAATCCGCCCCAGCGGAAGTTGG AGAGTAAACATTACGTCAGTATGGAGCTGTGGCCTTGGCCAGCCTACCCATCTTATCTGTACGGCGGTTGTTACCTGCTGGGCAGAAAAGCCCTGGCCCCGTTGCTAACGGCCGCCCAGTCAACCCCGTATTTCCCCTTTGAAGATCTTTACTTGATAGGACTGTGTTCCCGGAAGGCCCACGTTCCACTCTGGACCTTTGACAA AATGTTCATTATGGAGAATGGCAACCGGACGGGCGATCCTTGTTTCGCTGGCGAGTCCATCACGTGGCAGACCCGATCGGATGGCCAGTTGCTGGAATCGCATCAAGCCACAAAGAAGCTGGATGAAAACAAGATcaaatgcagcagcagcggccagTCAGGACGAGGGGTGGGCAACGTGATTCATTTCCAATTGATCGATCCGGTCGAATACGAGACGTGGAGTCGCAACGTGAGTCTGCTGCTGGTCAACCACACCCAACAAAGACAAACCTGA
- the LOC124326362 gene encoding tetraspanin-1-like isoform X1: MHSSSNQRFLKWGALLFNFIVLIVGPTLMALSLRVLFDPDFTHLFFHDGNYFVGHILVAIGALMTVAGILGCIGVLAENSCLLWMFFASMAIFLITEIVGGFVLYQQQADLQNDVHNSIRVAVERHYGNDLSNTTKLDLIQEAWKCCGTTGYKSWSRSEYGKRHMTRDFIDKDATYTVPKSCCVDQTSFECERVSFSDGVRGEDQSRVLFQEGCGKKLVDTINSYARYTFVTITVVAVVQIVAMVLTALFAVNIRQQVSGDSRFTSRQGLNSSYASAPMLSNSFSFHNHSAESADSKRQFTPSSTSMNSLNLEPVIMSKSSSLV, translated from the exons ATGCATTCATCATCCAATCAGAGATTTTTGAAATGGGGAGCCCTCCTCTTCAACTTTATCGTCCTC ATTGTGGGACCGACCCTGATGGCCTTGTCACTCCGGGTCCTTTTCGATCCCGATTTCACCCACTTGTTTTTCCACGACGGTAATTATTTCGTCGGACACATTCTGGTCGCCATCGGCGCTTTGATGACAGTGGCCGGAATCCTCGGATGCATCGGAGTCTTGGCCGAAAACAGCTGCCTCCTCTGGAtg TTTTTCGCTTCCATGGCAATTTTCCTGATTACCGAAATCGTCGGAGGTTTCGTCCTCTACCAGCAGCAGGCCGACCTGCAGAACGACGTCCACAATTCCATCCGGGTGGCCGTCGAGCGTCACTATGGCAACGACCTCTCCAACACCACCAAACTGGACCTCATCCAAGAAGCC TGGAAATGTTGCGGAACGACGGGCTACAAGAGCTGGTCCCGCTCCGAGTACGGCAAACGCCACATGACCCGCGATTTCATCGACAAGGACGCCACTTACACGGTCCCGAAATCCTGCTGCGTCGACCAGACGTCCTTCGAATGCGAGCGAGTCTCCTTTTCGGACGGTGTCCGCGGTGAAGATCAATCGAGAGTTCTCTTCCAGGAG GGATGCGGTAAGAAATTGGTGGACACCATCAACAGCTACGCCAGGTACACCTTCGTCACCATCACCGTAGTGGCGGTCGTCCAGATCGTTGCCATGGTGTTGACGGCACTTTTCGCCGTCAACATCCGCCAGCAAGTGAGCGGTGACAGCCGATTCACTTCGCGACAGGGTCTCAATTCATCTTACGCATCAGCGCCCATGCTATCCAA ttctttttcttttcataatCACAGCGCCGAATCGGCCGATTCCAAACGACAATTCACCCCTTCTTCCACATCGATGAACTCGTTAAATCTGGAGCCGGTCATCATGTCCAAATCGTCATCGCTTGTTTGA
- the LOC124326362 gene encoding tetraspanin-1-like isoform X2: MHSSSNQRFLKWGALLFNFIVLIVGPTLMALSLRVLFDPDFTHLFFHDGNYFVGHILVAIGALMTVAGILGCIGVLAENSCLLWMFFASMAIFLITEIVGGFVLYQQQADLQNDVHNSIRVAVERHYGNDLSNTTKLDLIQEAWKCCGTTGYKSWSRSEYGKRHMTRDFIDKDATYTVPKSCCVDQTSFECERVSFSDGVRGEDQSRVLFQEGCGKKLVDTINSYARYTFVTITVVAVVQIVAMVLTALFAVNIRQQVSGDSRFTSRQGLNSSYASAPMLSNAESADSKRQFTPSSTSMNSLNLEPVIMSKSSSLV; this comes from the exons ATGCATTCATCATCCAATCAGAGATTTTTGAAATGGGGAGCCCTCCTCTTCAACTTTATCGTCCTC ATTGTGGGACCGACCCTGATGGCCTTGTCACTCCGGGTCCTTTTCGATCCCGATTTCACCCACTTGTTTTTCCACGACGGTAATTATTTCGTCGGACACATTCTGGTCGCCATCGGCGCTTTGATGACAGTGGCCGGAATCCTCGGATGCATCGGAGTCTTGGCCGAAAACAGCTGCCTCCTCTGGAtg TTTTTCGCTTCCATGGCAATTTTCCTGATTACCGAAATCGTCGGAGGTTTCGTCCTCTACCAGCAGCAGGCCGACCTGCAGAACGACGTCCACAATTCCATCCGGGTGGCCGTCGAGCGTCACTATGGCAACGACCTCTCCAACACCACCAAACTGGACCTCATCCAAGAAGCC TGGAAATGTTGCGGAACGACGGGCTACAAGAGCTGGTCCCGCTCCGAGTACGGCAAACGCCACATGACCCGCGATTTCATCGACAAGGACGCCACTTACACGGTCCCGAAATCCTGCTGCGTCGACCAGACGTCCTTCGAATGCGAGCGAGTCTCCTTTTCGGACGGTGTCCGCGGTGAAGATCAATCGAGAGTTCTCTTCCAGGAG GGATGCGGTAAGAAATTGGTGGACACCATCAACAGCTACGCCAGGTACACCTTCGTCACCATCACCGTAGTGGCGGTCGTCCAGATCGTTGCCATGGTGTTGACGGCACTTTTCGCCGTCAACATCCGCCAGCAAGTGAGCGGTGACAGCCGATTCACTTCGCGACAGGGTCTCAATTCATCTTACGCATCAGCGCCCATGCTATCCAA CGCCGAATCGGCCGATTCCAAACGACAATTCACCCCTTCTTCCACATCGATGAACTCGTTAAATCTGGAGCCGGTCATCATGTCCAAATCGTCATCGCTTGTTTGA
- the LOC124326538 gene encoding uncharacterized protein LOC124326538: MSSSAKRSRSILAMVVVLVLAGFITAIHGWKVQIVPKTTSVKYVVPVVTSFTTVPSTCYVAVNVTGGCRRRRSLEEKPDVIQLDDDILPTLPRLEASAIAQSHSMAPSIEASVENVSDETFHPESKRGLTFTVRPLDFTRKITRGYTKINRWISDNRPHFGLTYVDFQTVTLTRTTVSTVTDGQKSFAVVGCLPSGFAYTPC; this comes from the exons ATGTCCAGCAGCGCCAAGAGGAGCCGTTCGATTCTAgcgatggtggtggtgctggtgctggCCGGATTCATCACGGCCATCCACGGCTGGAAGGTGCAGATAGTGCCGAAAACGACTAGTGTCAAGTACGTCGTTCCAGTGGTGACGTCTTTCACGACAGTCCCGTCGACTTGTTACGTCGCAGTCAACGTGACGGGCGGCTGCCGGAGACGGCGCTCGCTGGAAGAGAAACCCGACGTCATCCAGCTGGATGATGACATACTCCCCACTTTGCCAAG gctgGAAGCGTCTGCCATCGCCCAGAGTCATTCAATGGCGCCATCCATCGAGGCGAGTGTCGAAAATGTGTCGGATGAGACATTTCATCCGGAATCCAAAAGAGGATTGACATTCACCGTCCGGCCGCTGGATTTCACCCGAAAAATCACCAGAGGCTACACGAAAATCAACCGCTGGATCAGCGACAACCGTCCGCACTTCGGATTGACTTACGTCGACTTCCAAACGGTCACCTTGACCCGGACGACCGTTTCCACCGTGACCGACGGCCAGAAATCCTTCGCCGTTGTCGGCTGTCTCCCTTCCGGATTCGCCTACACCCCTTGCTAA